In the Rhododendron vialii isolate Sample 1 chromosome 2a, ASM3025357v1 genome, CTATTCATGAGCTTGCTTTCATTAGTGTGACTGAAACTTTTCATCCTAGCatcaacaaccatttactgtTTCACTACTTAGATTATTTTGGCGTATTGATGGACTTGTTACATGATTGTAACTGTGAAACTTTTTCCTCCTTTGTCAATTCTCTGCCTTTTGGAAAGTTGTCATGAATACTTAACGAATCTCCTCTTATAGGGAAAACAAAAATCTCACAGGCACTGCTCGTTATGCGAGCGTTAACACTCACCTTGGAGTTGGTGAGTAAGGCTAATTTGTTGCAGCTATTCAGAAAACAtgtccattttttttcaagttttcatttttcctagttttaaaTCTGCATTATTACTTGCAGAGCAGAGCAGAAGGGATGATCTGGAATCTCTTGGTTACGTGCTTATGTATTTTCTGCGGGGAAGGTGGAACATTTGATGGAAACCCTttagtttgtttattttcttagCTTTTCTAGTTTTCTAACCCGGTTCGTATGATTTCTGTCTTAGCCTTCCTTGGCAAGGTTTGAAAGCTGGCACTAAAAAGCAGAAATATGACAGAATTAGTGAAAAGAAGATGGTTACTCCTATAGAGGTAGTACCACATTTTCCTTTGAGCACCACTGCTTAGAAGTAGTTCCTAGATGGCATTGGTTCATGAAAGGACAACTACTGGGTGGTGTTGGGTCTTGTGTATGGTGTCTTAGTTTGGGCTTCTCCTTTTGTTTAGCCACATGAAATTCTAATTTCTGACTTGTTATTTTCAGGTGCTTTGCAAATCATATCCATCAGAATTCATATCATACTTTCACTACTGTCGATCATTGCGATTTGATGACAAACCAGATTATTCCTACCTGAAGAGGCTTTTCCGTGACCTATTTATTCGAGAAGGTAAAGTTTACTTATGAATTCCTTTCCTTCAGTTAATTATTCCATTTCTATGACCTTTCCCATTTGTGACATCTAACAGTCTCACTGATGATGATGCTGCCTTCAATCTTGAGAGTGTCTTTTCTAATAATTTGATTCCTGCAGGCTATCAGTTTGACTACGTATTTGACTGGACTATTTTGAAGTATCCACAAGTTGGTTCCAGTTCGAGGGCACGGGTTAGTACTTCTCACTTCTCAGAATTATTGGCTAGTAGTTGAGCTTGTCTTTGTCAATGTTTCTTGACTTGTTTACTCCCTTTTTGGCAGCCCGTTGGGAAGTTACCTTTAAACCCAGGGCCACCTGCAGAAAGAGCTGAAAGGACCCCGGGTATGTTTCTTTCTTCAGCATGTTTTCAATTGTGTAGCAAATGTAGTTGTTAGTCATCAATAATTATCCTAATCTCATTCTAATTTAAGATCCTTCTGTCATCTGAGTTCTGGAATTTGCATGCCCTCAATTAAACTGCCTGTGAATTTTTGTGTTTTCCTTGTATGGTTTTAAAATAGAGTGATTTGGAACTGCAGTCCATTCCATTTTGAATGGAAAGAAACTTAGGGTATTGATTCTTGATGTGTGCCATTATTCATTTGCATGTAGTGAGACAAGAGGTTCGAGATAAATTCTCAGGTGCAGTGGAGGCATTTGCCAGAAGGAATGGTACAACAGGTGGTGGTTTGCATGGTGGTGAACACTCCAGGCACAGTGATTATTCCAGACAAAGATCTTCAGAGGATGTACCATCCTCAAAGGATGTGGTTAGTCAGAAtgatgaaatttggttatttaaaaTGTTATTGCTCATGCTCTTAATTTTAAACCTGGATGGGTGGATCCCGATTGTAGGTTCATTAAGTTCTCATTTCATCGACAATGCTCCATTTGAGTGGTTATATCCCATGGGATGAGTTCATGAAATCTAATCCAAGTTGTTGGGATTATCAGTGCCACATCACCGTGgttgtttttgaaaacttcCCAGGCACAACTTCTCCATTATGGCCCTTGAGAAACTGTGCAACTTGTTTCATTGTTTGGAACAAGTTTTGCTTCAGGGAAAAACAACTTTAACTCTGGGAAAAGATCGGTGTGATGCTGTTGTATATGCTATAAAGAATCCTATTTTGCCAACCTGAAAGTTTTGTCTAACTCCAACCGTGTCCTTTGAATTGTGGGATTTGCAAATTGGGTGTTTGTGGTAGCTTTTGAGGGGGTGATTAGAAACCAGCACCTTGGAAGTTTTGTTTGGTGTGTCTATCCACAAACTTCTGCTTATGCATTTGAGCTAAAAACAGTTTTAAACTTGCTTGAAAGCTCATTCAGACAAGAATCAATTTTAATGCCTTTCACTTCCTGTAGAACTTTGAGTTTTTGCGAACCCCTCAACTCGTTGTAACTCTTTATTGCCCTTTGCTTGTGTTACTTTTCAGCAACCTGACTCTGAAAGAAGTCGCACCTCTCGTTACGGAAGCACTTCAAAAAGGGTTGTCATGTCAGGCAGCCGACCAAGCTCATCTGTTGAAGTCAGTGAGAACCGACATAGCCGATTGGGATCAGGCAGTGGTCGCCTGTCTACTACCCAAAGGGTCCAACCAGGTCTTGAGTCCAAATCAGCATCTTTCACCCGTGCTGCTGCCACAAGAGGCGGCCGTGATGATCCTCTTCGGAGCTTTGAGCTGCTCACCATTGGCACGGGAAAGAGGAAATAAACGACTTATACTCTGAGTAAGAACAAATCCGAACGAATCCAATTTATGAAGGCCTTACTCTAGGAAAGAAAATCAGCAAGTCAGCTATATTCTTAAGTTGCATGATTGTTAGACAAAGGATTACATCCACGGGAATAAGCTGAAGTTCCTTCTAGAGATTTTTGAGAAGTTCTTCCTCATCGTCAATTCTTGCTGTTATGATATCTTTTAAACTCATAAAACAAGAAAGAGATTGTTCATCTCAAGTTTAGGGAAATGTTTATATTGTTAAAGATTGGTTGCTGTAACGAGTACTTCAGTTTGTTGTATTATGACAACTTTGCTTCAATACCATTATGAGAACCTTTGCTTCCCTCTTTTGTGTCCGTTTGCTTTGGGGGAAAAAGGAAAGTGTAgtaaagggaaatttttataaatggtccctctagtttgcatgaatttttatttttgtccctctagtatcaattgtgttacttttagtcctataatttgcattctgtctcaatttagtccctctcgcttacggcgttaatgaaacaaacggaattggaggacaaaattgtcatttttcctcacagagggactaaattgagatttcatgcaaacttgagggactatttctataattttgttttttacttttgtttttgtaaataaatttaaaatacatcatatataatatatttctcatctcattttatattgaataataaaatatatgttgaaattttgtaaagtttttattatatacatcacaaaaaatatgaaaaaattcgaaaaacaacccttatgttaattgtcttggttttgtattttttttttcaattgaattttcactatcgttattttttgtcatatgattaaaaagaagaagttgttcagtagtatttagaaatcttgtaattgtgtttaattaagcaatgaaacactattaaatattaagagatcaaatacattaaaatatggatataagtgtatttattttgggacttactcataagatcactcatataacaaataaatacagattttaaacattttttttattgggtgaaaaaataagaagattataagaacatgatacaaagacattagctaagagGTTGAtttaatgtgtaatgaaatataaatttttcaatatagtttgattacctaataaaaaacaattcagttgtcaaatacattacttatggttttttttattttatttgcaaaaaacgaaagtaaaatgtaaaattttaaaaataatccctttggtttgcataaaatttcaatttggtccctctgtgagagaaaatgacaattttgcccttcaattccgtttgtttcatggacggcaTCAGGGAGAAgaacgaaattgagatggaatgaaaactatagggttaaaattgatacaattaatagtagagggatgaaaatgaaaactcgtgcaaactagaaggaccatttttaaaaatttccctgTAGtaaaagaatgaagaaaaaaacaagcaaaactATTTAATGTGTTTGTTAAAAGATCAAGGATGATAAgctaaatagttttttttttgtatacagttacgctagtttttttttgtatacagttacgctagttttttttatttattaatttagtAGTCTTATCTATGaatcaattattttgaaaatttacacTCAAACATTTCCTTTTTTATGCATTGAGCCAGAAATCTAGGATAATTTTCACGGGGTATGGGAGGGATCAAACTCTAAGTTTGGGAATGTGATTTCTGGTTGAATATGTCGTTGGGAATCAGATTCTAATTCCAGGCAGTTCAAACGTAGAAATCATGAAAATATGACATCACATCCTCATTATTGTCATCCAAACTGAGTATGTCATCTGGGTCCATGGGGTAAGTTTTCTTTCCAGAAAAACTTCCTCACTTGCCTTTTTTGGTGCATGGGAAAAGACCCTGTCGAAATAATTATTTATTCAAGAAATTCCCAAATATCCAAATTCTCAAAAGGTAGGGGTATCTCTAGCACCTAAGAAAGATAACACAACTGTGTAATCACTCAAAGCGAATGACCAAGCAGGAAATATTGCTTTTGCTCATTCTAGTTAAAGCCTCTCTGGCTAAGCACTCTGCAGCTTCTTGTGGATCCTCTATATGCCTGATGAGATTCACAGCCTCTTGATGCTTCATCACCTGGGAGAGAGCCAAAACAATAATTACGCTT is a window encoding:
- the LOC131315709 gene encoding casein kinase 1-like protein 10; protein product: MDHVIGGKFKLGRKIGSGSFGELYLGVNVQTGEEVAVKLESVKTKHPQLQYESKLYMLLQGGTGIPHLKWFGVEGEYNAMVIDLLGPSLEDLFNYCNRKFTLKTVLMLADQLINRVEYMHSRGFLHRDIKPDNFLMGLGRKANQVYVIDYGLAKKFRDLQTHKHIPYRENKNLTGTARYASVNTHLGVEQSRRDDLESLGYVLMYFLRGSLPWQGLKAGTKKQKYDRISEKKMVTPIEVLCKSYPSEFISYFHYCRSLRFDDKPDYSYLKRLFRDLFIREGYQFDYVFDWTILKYPQVGSSSRARPVGKLPLNPGPPAERAERTPVRQEVRDKFSGAVEAFARRNGTTGGGLHGGEHSRHSDYSRQRSSEDVPSSKDVQPDSERSRTSRYGSTSKRVVMSGSRPSSSVEVSENRHSRLGSGSGRLSTTQRVQPGLESKSASFTRAAATRGGRDDPLRSFELLTIGTGKRK